One Pleurocapsa sp. PCC 7327 DNA segment encodes these proteins:
- a CDS encoding phasin family protein, translating into MAGLGDIVQKAFYLGVGLASYTAEKAGSTLAELKTQAQKLADEMVERGEMTTEEARKYVDDMIKQAQQQQSIRESERSESKSREPRPIEIVVEDEESQQSETEDLDSLRRQVQSLQEELSKLRRDG; encoded by the coding sequence ATGGCTGGTCTTGGAGACATCGTTCAAAAAGCATTTTATCTGGGGGTAGGACTCGCTTCCTACACTGCTGAAAAAGCAGGCAGTACTTTAGCTGAGCTAAAGACTCAAGCTCAAAAGCTCGCAGACGAGATGGTGGAGCGAGGTGAGATGACCACAGAAGAGGCACGCAAATACGTTGATGACATGATTAAACAAGCTCAACAGCAACAATCCATCCGTGAGTCAGAAAGATCTGAATCTAAGTCTAGAGAACCTCGTCCGATCGAAATTGTTGTCGAAGATGAGGAATCGCAACAATCTGAAACAGAAGATCTAGATTCTTTACGCCGACAGGTGCAATCCCTTCAAGAGGAACTGAGCAAGCTTAGGCGCGATGGCTAA
- the gcvH gene encoding glycine cleavage system protein GcvH — MELEYPDDLRYLDSHEYVRLEGEIATIGISAFAIDQLGDIVLLELPEVGETLKIGESFGTIESVKAVEDLYPPVSGTVIERNDAMVQSPELIADDPYGEGWLLKVRVTDPDTALAHTLSADEYRSHVEGES; from the coding sequence ATGGAACTAGAATATCCAGACGATCTCAGATATCTCGACTCCCATGAATACGTTCGTCTAGAAGGCGAAATCGCTACCATTGGCATCAGTGCCTTTGCCATCGATCAACTCGGCGATATCGTCCTTCTAGAATTGCCAGAAGTTGGCGAGACGCTAAAAATTGGCGAAAGCTTCGGTACGATTGAATCAGTTAAAGCTGTTGAGGATTTATATCCTCCCGTCTCCGGTACGGTAATCGAACGAAACGACGCTATGGTTCAATCGCCAGAACTCATTGCTGACGATCCTTATGGCGAAGGATGGTTATTAAAAGTTCGAGTAACCGATCCCGACACTGCACTTGCCCACACGCTATCTGCGGACGAGTATCGATCGCACGTCGAAGGCGAATCTTAA